A window of Solanum stenotomum isolate F172 chromosome 3, ASM1918654v1, whole genome shotgun sequence contains these coding sequences:
- the LOC125860482 gene encoding uncharacterized protein LOC125860482 yields the protein MAQVSISLLNFLNDGEDDVIEHENDVVEDLDSSPYWPLSFGDFDVYDPPDLSDFASRPQISSYSRRRTGLALSDDVSEADSVVTVMDRENQVNFVMDMFQQRVEQSQSLIRVVSNPDLLHADPELETDFGLIGGNEFMGMSSLDVDFGLGLGFRGVTDNSGFHIEDCDGPEQFVSGLRVVDNESDWDPDDSCVSGRLFNLDEVDGDDEDENIRDNESDDPSLRLCWGSFQLEDRGDVNEDFEWEEIDGRVDEREILSMFLDVEEISESPAPEDRARELENLEWEFLLNAQNFEPDPEITNEEFNFGRHMDQDDYNYTTEYELLFGQFAEGDNGFVGRPPASKTVVRDLPTVAVSTDDLEKNNATCAICKDELNLGEKARQLPCAHRYHGDCILPWLGIRNTCPVCRYELPTDDPGYERRRRVQTTHTLDQID from the coding sequence ATGGCTCAAGTCTCCATTTCGCTGCTTAATTTCCTCAACGACGGCGAAGACGACGTTATCGAACATGAAAACGACGTCGTAGAGGACCTCGACTCTTCTCCTTACTGGCCTCTCAGTTTCGGTGACTTCGATGTTTACGATCCCCCAGATCTCTCCGATTTCGCTTCCCGTCCCCAAATCTCTTCGTATTCTCGTCGGAGGACTGGTTTGGCCTTAAGCGACGATGTTTCAGAAGCTGATTCGGTTGTCACCGTCATGGACCGCGAGAACCAAGTAAACTTTGTTATGGATATGTTTCAGCAACGGGTCGAGCAATCTCAGTCTTTGATCCGTGTGGTTTCGAACCCTGATTTGCTGCATGCGGACCCGGAATTGGAGACCGATTTCGGTTTGATTGGAGGAAATGAGTTTATGGGAATGAGTAGCTTAGACGTTGATTTTGGGCTAGGGTTAGGTTTTCGTGGGGTTACTGATAATTCTGGATTCCATATTGAAGATTGTGATGGCCCTGAACAGTTTGTCAGTGGATTGAGGGTTGTGGATAATGAATCTGACTGGGACCCTGATGACAGCTGCGTTTCAGGCAGATTGTTCAATCTGGATGAAGTTGATGGCGATGACGAAGATGAGAATATTCGTGACAATGAGAGTGATGACCCGAGTCTTCGGCTGTGTTGGGGTTCCTTCCAATTGGAGGATCGTGGGGATGTGAATGAGGACTTTGAGTGGGAAGAAATTGATGGAAGAGTTGATGAGAGAGAGATTCTAAGCATGTTCTTAGATGTTGAGGAGATATCTGAATCTCCTGCTCCAGAGGATAGAGCAAGAGAGTTGGAAAATTTGGAGTGGGAGTTTCTGTTGAATGCTCAGAATTTTGAGCCAGACCCAGAAATTACAAATGAAGAATTCAATTTCGGTCGTCATATGGATCAAGACGATTACAATTACACTACTGAGTATGAGCTATTGTTTGGACAGTTTGCAGAGGGTGATAACGGTTTTGTTGGAAGACCACCAGCTTCCAAGACTGTTGTTAGAGACCTTCCAACTGTGGCTGTGAGTACAGATGATTTAGAAAAGAACAATGCTACTTGTGCTATCTGCAAGGATGAGTTGAATTTGGGAGAAAAGGCTAGACAGTTACCATGTGCTCATAGGTATCACGGTGACTGTATTCTGCCTTGGCTTGGGATTAGGAATACCTGTCCAGTTTGTCGATATGAGTTGCCCACTGATGATCCTGGCTATGAGAGGAGGAGAAGGGTCCAGACTACTCACACACTTGATCAAATTGATTGA